The Halanaerobiales bacterium genome contains a region encoding:
- a CDS encoding CDP-alcohol phosphatidyltransferase family protein: MFNIPNFLTLIRLFLIPFYIYLFLIGNYIFSGILFIIATSTDLLDGYIARKYSMETEIGKLLDPIADKLTVISILSMLIYLDIIPRFIAIILLIRESTIFLSTSIAYILGKNFVNPSILGKMSIAFLYAGLAARLFEFNILSNYILYLALPLNIISGIAYFVNAIKNN, encoded by the coding sequence ATGTTTAATATACCAAATTTTTTGACATTAATAAGGCTTTTTTTAATTCCATTTTATATATATTTATTTTTGATTGGCAATTATATTTTTAGTGGTATACTTTTTATTATAGCAACATCTACTGATTTATTAGATGGCTATATTGCTAGAAAATATTCAATGGAAACTGAAATTGGGAAACTTTTAGACCCAATAGCTGATAAACTTACTGTGATTAGTATTTTATCTATGCTAATTTATCTTGATATTATTCCTAGATTTATAGCGATTATTTTGTTAATAAGAGAATCTACTATATTTTTAAGTACCTCAATTGCATATATACTTGGTAAGAATTTTGTTAATCCTTCAATATTGGGAAAAATGTCGATTGCTTTTCTCTATGCAGGATTAGCTGCTAGGTTATTTGAATTTAATATTTTATCTAACTATATTTTATATTTAGCATTACCTTTAAATATAATTTCAGGTATAGCTTATTTTGTTAATGCAATAAAAAATAATTAA
- a CDS encoding ferritin, whose product MISEKLENAINDQINAELYSAYLYQAMAAYFEAKSLEGFANWMDVQAQEEMTHARKFYDYLNERGGRVLLDSIEAPKAEWETPIEAFKDAYEHEQKVTKMINDLVDLAIEENDHATNSFLQWFVDEQVEEEASAEEIIDKLEMIGDSGHGLYMYDSKLAERVFVDETAEDEE is encoded by the coding sequence ATGATTAGTGAAAAATTAGAAAATGCGATTAATGATCAGATCAATGCTGAACTATATTCTGCTTATCTTTATCAGGCAATGGCAGCTTATTTTGAAGCAAAGAGTTTAGAAGGATTTGCAAATTGGATGGACGTTCAGGCTCAGGAAGAAATGACACATGCCAGAAAATTCTATGATTATTTAAATGAAAGAGGAGGAAGAGTACTTTTAGATTCTATAGAAGCTCCAAAAGCTGAATGGGAAACTCCAATTGAAGCATTTAAAGATGCATATGAACATGAACAAAAAGTTACTAAAATGATAAATGATTTAGTAGATTTAGCTATAGAAGAAAACGATCACGCAACAAACTCATTTTTACAGTGGTTTGTAGATGAACAGGTAGAAGAAGAAGCTTCTGCTGAAGAAATTATAGATAAATTAGAAATGATCGGAGACTCAGGTCATGGATTGTATATGTATGATAGTAAATTAGCAGAAAGAGTTTTTGTTGATGAAACTGCAGAAGATGAAGAATAA
- a CDS encoding amidohydrolase family protein, with product MSILIENIDEIYTADNDNKVIKNGYIIINNGIIEKINKMKEIQQENKKQFDKIIDAEDKVAIPGLINTHTHSSMTLLRGYADDLPLKEWLETKIWPFESRLRKDDFYWGTKLAILEMIKTGTTTFSDMYFSMDEIAKAVKETGIRAVLSEGLIEENDGEKGLQNSIRFAKEWNNKANGRIKTMLAPHSPYTCSREYLKRIVNKADEIGVPIHTHLAETENEVKITKEKYGKSPTKFLEDVNFFSVPILAAHCIYLDESDMEILAENNVGVAHNPLSNMKLGSGIANITKLIDKGINIGLGTDGVASNNNLDLFEEAKIAAYLQKVDKKDPSLINTNDLLKMLTINGAKVLGIDNLGKLKEKYIADLVLLDINKSSYFYPHHNNLSNIFYSSNSNSVNTVIIDGKVVLEDGNLLTMEENKVFQEVERRASELV from the coding sequence ATGAGTATTTTAATAGAAAATATTGATGAAATTTATACAGCTGATAATGATAATAAAGTCATAAAAAATGGTTATATAATAATAAATAATGGAATAATTGAAAAAATAAATAAAATGAAAGAAATACAACAGGAAAACAAAAAACAATTTGATAAAATAATAGATGCAGAAGACAAAGTAGCTATTCCTGGATTAATAAATACTCATACACATTCTTCCATGACTTTACTTAGAGGATATGCTGATGATTTACCATTGAAAGAATGGTTAGAAACAAAAATATGGCCTTTTGAAAGTAGATTAAGAAAAGATGATTTTTATTGGGGTACAAAATTAGCAATATTGGAAATGATAAAAACAGGAACAACAACTTTTTCTGATATGTATTTTTCTATGGATGAAATCGCAAAAGCAGTAAAAGAAACTGGTATAAGAGCTGTATTGAGCGAAGGCCTAATAGAAGAGAATGATGGAGAAAAAGGACTTCAAAATTCAATTAGATTTGCTAAAGAATGGAATAATAAAGCTAATGGTAGAATAAAAACTATGTTGGCCCCTCATTCTCCTTACACATGTTCTCGAGAATATTTAAAAAGGATTGTAAATAAAGCAGATGAAATTGGAGTGCCTATTCATACTCATCTTGCTGAAACTGAAAATGAAGTTAAAATAACTAAAGAAAAATATGGTAAAAGTCCAACAAAGTTTTTAGAAGATGTTAATTTCTTTTCTGTTCCTATTTTAGCTGCACATTGTATTTATCTTGATGAATCTGATATGGAAATTCTTGCTGAAAATAATGTAGGAGTGGCTCATAATCCTCTGAGTAATATGAAGTTAGGTAGTGGAATAGCTAATATTACTAAATTGATTGATAAAGGAATTAATATAGGTCTTGGTACTGATGGGGTTGCAAGTAATAATAACCTTGATCTTTTTGAAGAAGCTAAAATTGCTGCTTATCTTCAAAAAGTTGATAAAAAAGACCCTTCTTTAATAAATACTAATGATTTATTAAAAATGTTAACAATTAATGGTGCAAAAGTGCTGGGTATTGATAATTTAGGCAAATTAAAAGAAAAGTATATTGCTGATTTAGTTCTTTTAGATATCAATAAGAGTTCATATTTTTATCCTCATCATAATAATTTATCCAATATATTTTATTCTTCTAATTCAAATAGTGTAAATACAGTAATTATTGATGGTAAGGTTGTTTTGGAAGATGGTAATTTATTGACTATGGAAGAAAACAAAGTTTTTCAGGAAGTAGAGAGAAGAGCAAGTGAATTAGTTTAA